Part of the Polyangia bacterium genome is shown below.
CCGGTACCGGCGGCAGGCGCGGCGCGCCCGGCACCAGCTTGGAGTCAGCCGGCAGAATGTTCGCCACGCTGACCTCGCTCAAAAGACCGCTCTTGGCGTCCAGAGACAGAGTGGTGACAGTGCCGACCATTTCGCTGAGCAGAAAAGCGAATTTGTTGTCCGGCGACATGATGATGTGGCGCGGGCCGCTGCCCATTTTCATCTGCACCGTGGCCGGCGTGTTGGCCGCCAGCTTTCCGGTTTTCTTGTCGAACCGAAATTGAAAGATCTGGTCCGATCCCAGGTGCGGCGCGAAGACCCATTGGTCCGTGTTGTCGGTGATGATCGAGTGCGCGTTGCGCGCGGTGGGAATCACCTGCAGCGGTGGCCCCACGTGGCCGTCCTTGCCGATCGGGTTGACGCTGACCAGGTTCGCGCCGTACGAAGCGCCCAGCAAAAAGCGTCCCGTCTTGTCGACGCGGATGTACGGGAAGCTTTCGGCCAGCGGACCGCTGGACAGCTTCTTCAATGCGCCGGTCTTGTGATCGATGCCGAAGGTGACCGCGGAGAACGGCTTGGAGCGAACGGCCGCGTAGAGAAAATGTTTGTCGGGGCTGACGCTCATGGGCATGACGGGTTTGCCGCCGGCTTCGAATTTTTCGCCGGGCTTCAGCGAGCCGTCGGATTCAAGGGTGTACATGCCGATGTTTCCGTCCTCGGCGTTCGAGACGTAGACGTAAGTGGCGGCCTGGGCAGTGCTGGTGAAGGCGATGACAGCAGACAAGACGATTCCTTTGGTCACGTTCATGGCTCCTCCGCCAAAGTTGGGCGGCGCACAGGATGCCACGAATGGTGTGTGGCTGGGTTGTCAACAAACAGACGGCGAAGAGGAAATTGGTCCAGTCTCTTCGCAGAGTCGTTCGCTAGGGAATGATCACTGGCGGCTTCGAGATCAGATTCAGGTTCAAGCCGCCCGGATAGTAATACGACGTGGCGAACCCGAACCCCGCCACCTGCAATCCGAGGCCACTGTCGTGGGTGGTGGTCAGGGTGTGCACGCCGCCGTTGCGGGCGCTGAGCTTGGCGCGCAGAAAACCCCAGTCGCCGCCGCCGATCGGGGTCGGCACGTCGGTGAGCGGCGCGCCGTCAAGCACCACCGTGGCGCCTCGAGGCACCAGAATGTCGGCGAAATTTTCCAGATAATCGGCTGGCGCCAGGAAGGTGTACTGCTTGCGGAACTGCTGCGGCGTCACCTCCATCGTCATTGACGGATCGCCTTGCGAATTGGTGGCATCCGTTCCCGGCATTTGCAGCGTGCCACCGACCATGAACGAGGCTACGGCGAACGGCTGGTCGCCGGTGACGATGAACGGCTGGTTCATCGTGCAGTGGTCCGCGGTGCTGACACATTCGGGGGCGGGCTGGCCGGTGGGCAGTGCGGGGATCTGGACGACGTCGCCGGCGTTCAGCGTGTCGGGCGCGTCGGCGGGCTTTCCTTCCGGGTAAGTCAGATGGGTGCCGTCGACGTTGCCGTAGATGCGCACCACGTGGCCGACGGCGTTGCCAAGGGGCGTGGTGGGCGGGACGACGATGTACGTCTTGCCCAGCACTTCGGACGGCAGCACCGTCTCTTCCATGTGGTCGGCGTTGGCCACCGAGTAGTCCGGTAGCTGCGCGATGGCGTTGAACGCGATCACCTGCACCGGATGATCGGCGTTGATCACCGACCCGCTGATGTCGGCGTTGCGCGTTTGCGGATACTGCGCCCAGGCGCCCACCAATTGCACGACGTCGCCGGCGTTCATCTGCACGGTGTAGATCTGCATCGGGTTCAACGCCGGGATGTCGCCGGTGATCGACGCGGCGATGCACGTTCCGAGATCGGTGGTCGGAAAGATCTCCACGCCACACTTGGGGCCCAGCTGCACCTTCACCGTGGTGTTGTCGGCGGTGGCGGTGATGGCCATGCCGCCCGGCACGCTGCCCCAGTCACTGCCTTCGTTCTTCGAGGCATAGGCGAAGACCCGGTAGTTGCCGGTCATCGCCGTCGCCGGCAGCAAGATCGACGCGTCCACGCTGGCCGACAGACAGCCGTCGCTGCCGGGATTTTCCGGGCACATCATCTTGGTGTACTGCAGGGGATTGAATTGCCAGGCCGTCACCGGCGCCGAGCTGACGACGTGATAGGCCCCGCCGTTCGCCCGCATCGACGATGTCAATCGCCCGCCCGACGTGTTGGCCAGCGAGAACTCCGGACCCTTCAGATCCATCATCCACGCCAGCAAAACGGTCTCCAATTTGCCGGGGCCGACGGTGACCTGTTTGTGAAAGCTGGCCGGGCCGTCGATGGTGACGGCGGCGTCAGCGGTGCCGCCGTTGGCGATGATGACGGCGGGATCAAATTCGGTCCACACCGGGTTGGCGGTGATGGTGGGCCAGAATTCGCAGCCGACGTAACTGTGGGCGCTGGCGGCTTGCGCGCAGGTGGCAGGCTGATTGTCGACCACGCCACCGCCGCCTGAGCCGCCGTTGTTGTTGACCGCGCCGCCGCCGCTGCCGGTGTTGCTGGTGCTGCCGCCGCTGCCGCCGCTGCCCGAACCGGGGCCACCGTTGCCGCTCCCGTCACCGCCTTGTTTCTTGATGCTGGCACAGCTCGCCGCGGTGGCCGTCAGAGCCAGTGCAACAAGAAAATACCGAACGCTGTTTGTCGTCATGGACGTTGCTCCCATCCTGACAGTTGCCCCGACTGTGATTGTGGCCGATGGCCGGGGCATCGAATGTTCATTTTCCATCTGTCCGGTGATAACTGTGCTTTACAGCCGGGCGAAATCCGCGATTTATTTTTCCCGCCCCGCGGCGCTTCGGGCACCATCAGCAGATGCGCATGGTAGGACGCGCGTTCCGAGTGGTTGCGATTGGTTTTCTCGCCTCTTGCTCGTCGAGCCCGAGCGGTACGATCGGCGGTGGCAGCGGGGGCAGCTCCGCCGGTCAGACCGGCAGCGGCGGTGCCGGAGGAACCGAGACGGGCGCCGGTTCGGGCGGGACGACGACGCCCACCGGCAGCGGCGGCGACAGCGGAAACGGCGGGTCGATCACCAGCGGCACCGATGGCGGCGCTGCGGGCGCCGGCGACGCCGCGATGCCGACCGGAGATGCCGCGATCGGCGACGGCGGCCCGGGCGTGGGCGGTCCCAGCCGCTGCGTCGGCGCCGGCCTCGCGCTGTGCGAAGACTTTGAAAATGGTCTGGACGCCACGCTGTGGAAGACCACCAAGAACGGCGACGGCACCGCCGTGGTCGACGACATGCACGCCGCGCGCGGAACCAAGGCGCTGCACGTGCGGACCGTCTCTGGCAGCGGCGTCGCCTATGTCACCGAGCGGATGTCTTTCCCGGCCACCAACAACATTCTTTACGCCCGCATGTTCTTGTACCTGGGCGATCCCATCACCACCGATGGCCACTTCAGCCTGGCGCAGGGCGCGGGCACCGGCACCGGCGCGGTGATTCGTTTTGGCGGCCAGTTCAAAGAGTTCGGCGTCGGCACCGATCAGGGCGCCTCCGGCGACTGGACCGATCACGACAGCAAGACGGTTCCGGCGCAGACCTGGATGTGCGTCGAGTTCGAGTTCAAGGGCGACAGCAACGAATTCCACGTCTGGCAGGACGACGTCGAGCGGACGGCGTTGCACTCGGGCGCAAACAAGCACAGCGGATTCACCATGCCGACCTTCAATTCACTGTGGTTCGGCTGGTGGATGTACAACGCCACCGAACCGCAAGACCTGTGGATCGACGAGATCGCCGTCGACTTCAAGCCAATCGGCTGCGCGAAATAACCTCAGCGCCAGTGCCGCTGTCCGGGAGGCCGGACCTCTCATTTGCCGGCGGCCACAGTGAGGCCCCTTGCAGCCGACGAAGGGCTTGCCCGCTATTGACCAATAGTCAATAAGCATGGTAGGCCGATGGTATCGTTTCGAGGAGGCCGCCGATGTGGGGTTATCGCGGGATCGTCATAGGCTGGTGCCGTTTTGCGAACCCGGGTGCAACCCGGCTGCTGTTGTCTGTCGTTTTGCTGGGCGGCTGCACGACCGCTGGAACGCGCGGTCAGGCGGGCGCCGGGGGCGAAAGCGGCGCGGGAGGCGCCTCCGGCCAGGGCGGAGCAGGCGGCAACCAGGGCGCCGGTGGCGGTGGGGCGTCGTCGGTTGATGGCGGTTTCCCGGCTGGCAGCGGAGGTGGCGTGGCACAGACCGATGCCGGCGGCACGGCACCCAACGCCGACGGCCCGAACTGCGGCCTCAGCACGTTCGCTCTTCAAAGCTTGCCGCCCGACGTGTTGATCGTCCTCGACAAATCCGCATCGATGAACGAGCCGGCCAAGGGACTGCTGGGCTGCTTGCTGTTTCAGTGCGAATCGAAATGGTCCGACATGACCATGGCGCTGAACAGCACGGTGATGGCCACTCAGGCCACGGTGAACTGGGGTTTGAAGCTGTTTCCCACCGACGACCTTTGCGGCGTCAGCGCCGATGTCGCCGCGCCGGTGGCAGCGAACAACGCCGCCATGGTCAACGCCGCCATCGCCGCCACCTCGCCCAGCGGGGACACGCCGACCCGGCTGGCCATCACCGGCGCCGGCCAATATCTGATGGGACTCGGCCGTCCGAACCCGCCTTACATCGTGCTGGCCACCGATGGTCTGCCCAACTGTGCGGCGGCCGGGCAACAGAATGGCGCCGACGACGCGGCGGCGATCATGGCGGTGACGGATGTGGCGGCCGCCGGGATCCCGGTGTTCGTCATCGGCGTGGGCACCGCCGGTGGCGGCGACGCGACCTTGAGCGCGATGGCCAAGGCGGGCGGCAAGCCGCGCGCCGCCGATCCCGCATATTACCCGGTGACCACGGCCGCTGATCTGTCGGCGGCGCTGGCCACCATCGGCGGCCAGTTCGCGTCGTGCACGCTGCCCATCAAGCAGCCGCCCGATCCCGACAACATCGCCGTCGACGCCGACGGCATGCGCGTCCCCAAGAGCGCCACCGACGGCTGGGCCTATGGGGCCGGCATGGCCACCATCGTATTGAATGGCTCGTGGTGCGCGAACTATCAAAGTGGGGCGATCAAGAACGTCGAGGCGATCTTCGGCTGTCCGGGGAAGATCATTCCTTAGCGGTCGCGCCTTTTACGCCCGCCGGCGCCTTCGGCGCGCCGCCCACGCCAGTACGCCCAACGCCACCAGCGGCAGAACCGAGTGGCGCGAACGACCGGTCACCGAGCAGGAGCTGCCGCTGGCGTTCGAACCGTGGGCGCTGGTCATGGCGGCGGCGTTGTGCTTGGCCAGGGCGGCGCTGATGGCGGCGCGGTTGTCGACGCTGATGCTGCCGTCGCTGTCCGGCGCGCGCGCGAAGCCCACCGTCGATCCGGGCAGGTCGTCCAGGTCGCCCCGATCGTAGGTCGGCTGCATCTGCGGGTTGCAGGTGGCGGGCGCGCCGGCGGCCACCGGGTAAACGATCTGGGCGCCGTCGTCGGTCTGCAGGCGAACCGGGGCGTGGCAGGTGTCGAACGCGCCGTCGCCGCACAGGATGGTGGCGGAGACCAGGTGGTTCGCCGAGACGTCGGGCAGATCGCCGCTGGTGATGAAGATCGGATCGGTGTTCATCTCGTCGGGCGAGATGAAGGTGGCCAGGCGGG
Proteins encoded:
- a CDS encoding IgGFc-binding protein produces the protein MTTNSVRYFLVALALTATAASCASIKKQGGDGSGNGGPGSGSGGSGGSTSNTGSGGGAVNNNGGSGGGGVVDNQPATCAQAASAHSYVGCEFWPTITANPVWTEFDPAVIIANGGTADAAVTIDGPASFHKQVTVGPGKLETVLLAWMMDLKGPEFSLANTSGGRLTSSMRANGGAYHVVSSAPVTAWQFNPLQYTKMMCPENPGSDGCLSASVDASILLPATAMTGNYRVFAYASKNEGSDWGSVPGGMAITATADNTTVKVQLGPKCGVEIFPTTDLGTCIAASITGDIPALNPMQIYTVQMNAGDVVQLVGAWAQYPQTRNADISGSVINADHPVQVIAFNAIAQLPDYSVANADHMEETVLPSEVLGKTYIVVPPTTPLGNAVGHVVRIYGNVDGTHLTYPEGKPADAPDTLNAGDVVQIPALPTGQPAPECVSTADHCTMNQPFIVTGDQPFAVASFMVGGTLQMPGTDATNSQGDPSMTMEVTPQQFRKQYTFLAPADYLENFADILVPRGATVVLDGAPLTDVPTPIGGGDWGFLRAKLSARNGGVHTLTTTHDSGLGLQVAGFGFATSYYYPGGLNLNLISKPPVIIP
- a CDS encoding beta-propeller fold lactonase family protein, whose product is MNVTKGIVLSAVIAFTSTAQAATYVYVSNAEDGNIGMYTLESDGSLKPGEKFEAGGKPVMPMSVSPDKHFLYAAVRSKPFSAVTFGIDHKTGALKKLSSGPLAESFPYIRVDKTGRFLLGASYGANLVSVNPIGKDGHVGPPLQVIPTARNAHSIITDNTDQWVFAPHLGSDQIFQFRFDKKTGKLAANTPATVQMKMGSGPRHIIMSPDNKFAFLLSEMVGTVTTLSLDAKSGLLSEVSVANILPADSKLVPGAPRLPPVPGQTPRDVSKDIWASDLHLTPDGKFLYAAERTTSSLTAFSVDKATGKLTWLSNTPTEKQPRGFAIDPSGKHIVVTGEKSATISTYNIDPATGALKLVQKYPTGKGSNWVEIVSL